A single Sphingopyxis chilensis DNA region contains:
- the der gene encoding ribosome biogenesis GTPase Der has product MSRHATIAIVGRPNVGKSTLFNRLVGKRLALVDDQPGVTRDRREGDGELLGLKFTIVDTAGFEDYDAATLPGRMRVQTEKAVREADAALFMIDGRAGVTPLDQEIARWLRSEDTPIILLVNKAEGKQGENGLMESYSLGFDNPVALSAEHGEGVVDLFDALRPIVEGFDAAEAEARLPPVLLGEDGGEEDEDAPLGPMKLAIVGRPNAGKSTLINRMIGEDRLITGPEAGITRDSIRVDWQWEKDGEVHEIQLFDTAGMRKRAKVIDKLEKLSVADALHAVDFAEVVVLLLDATKGLEAQDLRIADRVLQEGRALIVALNKWDVAEDPSALFNGVRAALDDGLSQVKGVPVLSISGATGKGIDTLVRVAFEQREIWTNRVSTARLNRWFEGAVTANPPPAPGGKRIKLRYITQARTRPPTFVVFGSRTDALPGSYERYLVNGMRKELGFQGVPVRLNFRNSRNPYDE; this is encoded by the coding sequence ATGTCGCGACACGCGACGATCGCCATTGTCGGTCGACCCAATGTGGGCAAATCGACGCTGTTCAACCGGCTGGTCGGCAAGCGCCTTGCGCTCGTTGACGACCAGCCGGGCGTGACGCGCGACCGCCGCGAAGGCGACGGCGAACTGCTCGGCCTGAAATTCACGATCGTCGATACCGCGGGTTTCGAGGATTATGACGCGGCGACCTTGCCCGGCCGGATGCGCGTCCAGACCGAAAAGGCGGTGCGCGAGGCCGACGCCGCGCTGTTCATGATCGACGGCCGCGCCGGGGTAACCCCGCTCGACCAGGAAATCGCGCGCTGGCTGCGCAGCGAGGACACGCCGATCATCCTCCTCGTCAACAAGGCCGAAGGGAAACAGGGCGAAAACGGCCTGATGGAGAGCTATTCGCTCGGCTTCGACAATCCGGTGGCGCTCAGCGCCGAACATGGCGAAGGTGTCGTCGACCTGTTCGATGCGCTTCGCCCGATCGTCGAGGGTTTCGACGCCGCCGAGGCCGAAGCCCGGCTGCCTCCCGTCCTTCTTGGGGAAGATGGGGGCGAAGAGGATGAAGACGCGCCGCTCGGCCCGATGAAGCTCGCGATCGTCGGGCGCCCCAATGCGGGCAAGTCGACGCTGATCAACCGCATGATCGGCGAAGACCGGCTGATCACGGGACCCGAAGCCGGGATCACGCGCGATTCGATCCGCGTCGACTGGCAATGGGAAAAGGACGGCGAGGTCCACGAGATCCAGCTGTTCGACACCGCCGGCATGCGCAAGCGCGCCAAGGTGATCGACAAGCTGGAGAAATTGTCGGTTGCCGATGCGCTTCACGCGGTCGATTTCGCCGAGGTCGTCGTGCTGCTGCTCGATGCGACCAAGGGGCTGGAGGCGCAGGATCTGCGCATCGCCGACAGGGTGCTTCAGGAAGGACGCGCGCTGATCGTCGCGCTCAACAAATGGGACGTCGCCGAGGATCCGTCGGCGCTGTTCAACGGCGTGCGGGCGGCGCTCGACGACGGGCTGAGCCAGGTCAAGGGCGTGCCCGTGCTCAGCATTTCGGGCGCGACGGGCAAGGGTATCGACACGCTGGTCCGCGTCGCGTTCGAACAGCGCGAGATCTGGACCAATCGCGTGTCGACCGCGCGGCTCAACCGCTGGTTCGAGGGTGCCGTCACGGCGAACCCGCCGCCGGCGCCCGGCGGCAAGCGCATCAAGCTGCGCTATATCACGCAGGCGCGCACGCGGCCGCCGACCTTTGTCGTGTTCGGGTCGCGGACCGATGCGCTGCCGGGAAGCTATGAACGCTATCTGGTCAACGGGATGCGCAAGGAGCTGGGGTTCCAGGGCGTTCCGGTGCGGCTCAATTTCCGCAATTCGCGCAATCCGTATGACGAGTGA
- the panB gene encoding 3-methyl-2-oxobutanoate hydroxymethyltransferase, protein MSTLPKTLTFDTSTSRANPTPQPMKRLTVPRIRQRKGGEPLVMLTAYTVRMAQLLDPHCDMLLVGDSLAQVIYGLPHTVGVTMEMMALHGAAVVRGSYHAAVIVDMPFGSYEGSPQQAFDNAARLLKETGAAAVKVEGGKVLAPTIEFLTQRGIPVMGHVGLTPQAVNILGGYGVRGKSEEEARSIVEDAVAVAQAGAFSIVIEGVLESIAIEITNKVDCPTIGIGASAQCDGQVLVTDDMLGMFDRVPKFVKRYQDMAGVVSGAVKDYADEVRSRSFPTEDQIYAG, encoded by the coding sequence ATGTCCACGCTCCCCAAAACGCTCACCTTCGACACATCGACCAGCCGCGCCAATCCGACGCCGCAACCGATGAAGCGCCTCACGGTGCCGCGCATCCGCCAGCGCAAGGGCGGCGAGCCGCTGGTCATGCTGACCGCCTACACCGTCCGCATGGCGCAGCTGCTCGACCCGCATTGCGACATGTTGCTCGTCGGCGATTCGCTCGCGCAGGTAATTTACGGTCTGCCGCACACCGTCGGGGTGACGATGGAGATGATGGCGCTGCACGGCGCGGCGGTGGTTCGCGGCAGCTATCATGCCGCGGTGATCGTCGACATGCCGTTCGGCAGCTATGAGGGCAGCCCGCAGCAGGCGTTCGACAATGCCGCGCGCCTGCTCAAGGAAACCGGCGCGGCGGCGGTCAAGGTCGAGGGCGGCAAGGTGCTTGCCCCGACGATCGAATTCCTGACCCAGCGCGGCATTCCGGTGATGGGTCATGTCGGGCTGACGCCGCAGGCGGTCAACATCCTCGGCGGCTATGGCGTGCGCGGCAAGAGCGAGGAAGAGGCGCGCTCGATCGTCGAGGATGCGGTCGCGGTCGCGCAGGCCGGCGCCTTTTCGATCGTCATCGAAGGCGTGCTCGAATCGATCGCGATCGAGATCACGAACAAGGTCGATTGCCCGACGATCGGCATCGGCGCATCGGCGCAGTGCGACGGCCAGGTCCTCGTCACCGACGACATGCTCGGCATGTTCGACCGCGTGCCCAAGTTCGTGAAGCGCTATCAGGACATGGCCGGCGTCGTCAGCGGCGCGGTCAAGGACTATGCCGACGAAGTCAGGTCCCGTTCATTCCCGACCGAGGATCAGATCTACGCAGGTTGA
- a CDS encoding glycerophosphodiester phosphodiesterase — protein sequence MIRPVIAAAALMLSAGCTADDVIAQPTLDGQPPIVIAHRGASGERPEHTLAGYRLAIEQGADFIEPDLVLTRDGVLVARHENEISETTDVADHPEFANRKAEKTIDGQTVEGWFTEDFTLAELKTLRARERLPRLRSTDYDGRFEIPTFEEILTLLAEMNSERDKPVGVYPETKHPSYFVSIGLPHEAPLLAMLDRFGYRGRTAPVFIQSFEVGNLMDLRAKSDLPLIQLMDAGGGPADRPGTSYAAMASPSGLKMIAGYANGIGPNKAMVIPRGTLGRLGKPTALVRDAHAAGLKVHPWTFRRENYFLPLGDKASINPAGHGDLADEIDAYLAAGIDGLFSDNPREAVPAVAKGVSR from the coding sequence ATGATCCGGCCGGTCATCGCCGCGGCGGCGCTGATGCTGTCCGCAGGCTGCACGGCTGACGACGTGATCGCGCAGCCCACCCTCGACGGACAGCCGCCGATCGTCATCGCGCATCGCGGCGCGTCGGGCGAGCGGCCCGAACACACGCTGGCGGGTTATCGGCTCGCGATCGAACAGGGTGCCGATTTCATCGAGCCCGACTTGGTGCTGACCAGGGACGGCGTCCTCGTCGCGCGGCACGAGAATGAGATTTCGGAAACCACCGACGTCGCCGACCATCCCGAGTTCGCGAACCGCAAAGCGGAGAAGACGATCGACGGGCAGACGGTCGAGGGCTGGTTCACCGAGGATTTCACGCTGGCCGAGTTGAAGACGCTTCGCGCGCGCGAGCGGCTGCCGCGGCTCCGCAGCACCGATTATGACGGTCGGTTCGAAATTCCGACCTTCGAGGAAATCCTGACCTTGCTCGCCGAGATGAACAGCGAGCGGGACAAGCCCGTGGGCGTCTATCCCGAGACCAAGCACCCGAGCTATTTCGTCTCGATCGGCCTGCCGCACGAGGCGCCGCTGCTCGCGATGCTGGACCGCTTCGGCTATCGCGGCCGCACCGCGCCGGTGTTCATACAGAGCTTCGAAGTCGGCAACCTGATGGACCTGCGCGCGAAGAGTGACCTGCCGCTGATACAGTTGATGGACGCCGGGGGCGGGCCCGCCGACCGGCCCGGCACCAGCTATGCCGCGATGGCGTCGCCTTCGGGGCTGAAGATGATCGCCGGATATGCCAACGGCATCGGCCCGAACAAGGCGATGGTGATCCCGCGCGGAACGCTCGGCCGGCTCGGCAAGCCGACCGCGCTGGTGCGCGACGCGCACGCCGCGGGGCTGAAGGTGCATCCCTGGACGTTTCGGCGCGAAAACTACTTCCTCCCGCTCGGCGACAAGGCCAGTATCAACCCTGCGGGTCATGGCGACCTGGCGGACGAGATCGACGCCTATCTTGCCGCCGGGATCGACGGCCTGTTCAGCGACAACCCGCGCGAGGCGGTGCCCGCGGTTGCAAAAGGAGTTTCGCGATGA
- a CDS encoding Crp/Fnr family transcriptional regulator, protein MANFDSAWFLYGALLLLLATSFVVRIDYARIGLAAAALVALPLTLFRGSDLGYSLLVLAILVVNIGILTRLWLRGTKVSFSAEEEALRREHFAGLSAAAARDLIDEGHWISAKRGEVLIRENQAAPSLFYLAEGQAAILRDGVEIGKLSDGALIGEATVLDGAQATGTVLLGSNARLWFVPAAALRAYLAANPGIAGALHEGFARALRGKLASANTRIAER, encoded by the coding sequence GTGGCGAATTTCGATTCCGCGTGGTTCCTTTACGGGGCGCTGCTGCTCCTTTTGGCGACGAGCTTTGTCGTGCGCATCGACTATGCGCGCATCGGCCTCGCCGCCGCGGCGCTGGTCGCGCTGCCGCTGACGCTCTTTCGCGGGTCGGACCTCGGTTACAGCCTGCTCGTGCTTGCGATACTGGTGGTCAATATCGGCATATTGACGCGCCTCTGGCTGCGCGGGACGAAAGTCAGCTTTTCGGCCGAGGAAGAGGCGCTGCGCCGCGAGCATTTCGCGGGGCTGAGCGCGGCGGCGGCGCGCGACCTGATCGACGAGGGTCACTGGATTTCGGCAAAACGCGGCGAAGTGCTGATCCGCGAAAACCAGGCGGCGCCGAGCCTCTTCTACCTCGCCGAGGGGCAGGCGGCGATCCTGCGCGACGGGGTCGAGATCGGGAAATTGTCCGACGGCGCGCTGATCGGCGAAGCGACGGTGCTCGACGGCGCCCAGGCGACGGGAACGGTGCTTCTCGGCAGCAACGCCCGCCTCTGGTTCGTTCCCGCCGCCGCGCTGCGCGCCTATCTCGCCGCCAATCCGGGCATCGCGGGCGCGCTCCATGAGGGCTTTGCGCGCGCGCTTCGCGGCAAGCTCGCCAGCGCGAACACGCGCATCGCCGAGCGGTGA
- a CDS encoding outer membrane protein assembly factor BamB family protein, with protein sequence MRNTRYGFYAALLALPLAACGVFKGDGGPKTPTIGDRVSILSNDSSIKVDSATAAIAVVLPEPAVNAAWAQSGGNASKSMGHPALGATRAKLWEASIAGSTKKQRLASSPVIADNRLFTVDTDAVVSAFAADTGAKLWSAAIGSTGKDFRDSLFGGGAAVDGNVVYATSGVGDVAALNAADGSVIWKVKPAGPLRGAPTVAFGGVYVISQDNQIYALNAANGAVQWQATASTEAGSVFGAASPAAGQGTIVAGFSSGEVQAYRYENGRDLWEDALARTSMALSVSTLTDVDADPVVDRGHVFALGQGGRMASYELVTGQRSWEISIAGISTPYVVGEWVYAMTDDGKLLCVARANGKVRWLQQLARFRVETEKKKKDPIRWTGPILAGGRLIAVNSEGTLAEFSPTDGSLLASTEFKSPLSQSPVVANNILYVLADDGTITAWR encoded by the coding sequence ATGCGGAACACGCGTTACGGATTCTATGCGGCGCTGCTGGCGCTGCCGCTTGCTGCATGCGGGGTGTTCAAGGGCGACGGCGGGCCGAAGACGCCGACGATCGGCGATCGCGTGTCGATCCTGTCGAACGATAGCAGCATCAAGGTCGATTCCGCGACCGCCGCAATCGCGGTCGTCCTGCCCGAACCGGCGGTCAATGCGGCCTGGGCCCAGTCGGGCGGCAATGCGTCGAAATCGATGGGCCATCCGGCGCTCGGTGCGACGCGCGCGAAGCTGTGGGAAGCGAGCATCGCCGGCAGCACCAAGAAGCAGCGCCTCGCCTCGTCGCCGGTGATCGCCGACAACCGGCTGTTCACGGTCGATACCGATGCGGTCGTCTCGGCCTTTGCCGCCGACACCGGTGCGAAGCTGTGGAGCGCGGCGATCGGCAGCACCGGCAAGGATTTCAGGGATTCGCTGTTCGGCGGCGGCGCCGCGGTCGATGGCAATGTGGTCTATGCGACGAGCGGCGTCGGCGACGTCGCCGCGCTGAACGCTGCCGACGGCTCGGTGATCTGGAAGGTGAAGCCCGCCGGCCCGCTGCGCGGCGCGCCGACGGTCGCGTTCGGCGGCGTCTATGTGATCAGCCAGGATAACCAGATTTACGCGCTCAATGCCGCCAATGGCGCGGTGCAATGGCAGGCGACGGCATCGACCGAGGCCGGCAGCGTGTTCGGCGCGGCATCGCCGGCCGCCGGACAGGGCACGATCGTTGCCGGCTTCTCGTCGGGCGAGGTGCAGGCCTATCGCTACGAGAATGGCCGCGACCTGTGGGAAGACGCGCTCGCGCGCACGTCGATGGCGCTGTCGGTGTCGACGCTCACCGATGTCGACGCCGACCCGGTGGTCGACCGCGGCCATGTCTTCGCGCTCGGCCAGGGCGGCCGCATGGCAAGCTATGAACTCGTCACCGGCCAGCGCAGCTGGGAAATCTCGATCGCGGGCATTTCGACCCCCTATGTGGTCGGCGAATGGGTCTATGCGATGACCGACGACGGCAAGCTGCTCTGCGTCGCGCGCGCGAACGGCAAGGTGCGCTGGCTCCAGCAGCTGGCGCGGTTCCGCGTCGAAACCGAAAAGAAGAAGAAGGACCCGATCCGCTGGACGGGGCCGATCCTGGCCGGCGGCCGGCTGATCGCGGTCAACAGCGAAGGCACGCTGGCGGAATTTTCGCCGACCGACGGGTCGCTGCTGGCATCGACCGAATTCAAGTCGCCGCTGTCCCAGTCGCCGGTGGTCGCGAACAATATCTTGTACGTGCTCGCGGACGACGGGACGATCACGGCCTGGCGCTGA
- a CDS encoding sulfurtransferase TusA family protein, producing the protein MTSDGSALVVDARGMRCPWPALRLARAMRDAREVLLIADDPQAGREVAALADEHGWRVEDATPATAGRWRVRRD; encoded by the coding sequence ATGACGAGTGACGGATCGGCGCTGGTCGTCGATGCGCGCGGGATGCGCTGTCCCTGGCCTGCGCTGCGCCTCGCCCGCGCGATGCGCGATGCGCGCGAAGTGCTGCTGATCGCCGACGATCCGCAGGCCGGCCGTGAGGTAGCGGCGCTTGCCGACGAACATGGCTGGCGGGTCGAGGATGCGACGCCGGCCACCGCGGGGCGCTGGCGCGTACGCCGCGACTGA
- a CDS encoding aldo/keto reductase: MTERALGQSGLSIRPFVLGGNVFGMTADKAASFAVLDRFVEHGGGMIDTADVYSAWVPGHKGGESENMMGAWLRESGARDKVLIATKVGMMPGGLEPDRIRDAVQGSLDRLGTDVIDLYFAHKDDPDVPLDEVLGAFAELVDAGIVRAIGASNYSAERLAEALRVADEKGLPRFTAMQPELNLLDRAQYEGPLQQLCIDEGLGVVTYFSLASGYLSGKYRSAADLGKSPRGARVKPYLEGKGPAVLAAMERIAAETGATLSQIALAWVAAQSGVTAPIASATTVGQLDELMGSLDLDLSDAQLAALSEA, from the coding sequence ATGACCGAACGCGCGCTGGGCCAGAGCGGCCTGTCGATCCGCCCCTTCGTGCTCGGCGGCAATGTCTTTGGCATGACGGCGGACAAGGCCGCCAGCTTCGCCGTTCTCGACCGCTTCGTCGAACATGGCGGCGGAATGATCGACACCGCCGACGTCTATTCGGCGTGGGTACCGGGGCACAAGGGTGGCGAGTCCGAAAACATGATGGGTGCGTGGCTCAGGGAAAGCGGAGCGCGCGACAAGGTCCTGATCGCCACCAAAGTCGGCATGATGCCCGGCGGCCTCGAGCCCGATCGCATCCGCGACGCGGTGCAGGGGTCGCTCGACCGGCTCGGCACCGATGTCATCGACCTCTATTTCGCGCATAAGGACGATCCCGACGTGCCGCTCGATGAAGTGCTCGGCGCCTTTGCCGAACTGGTCGACGCGGGGATCGTGCGCGCGATCGGCGCGTCCAACTATTCCGCCGAGCGGCTGGCCGAGGCGCTGCGCGTCGCGGACGAAAAAGGCCTGCCGCGCTTCACCGCGATGCAGCCCGAACTCAACCTGCTCGACCGGGCCCAATATGAAGGCCCGTTGCAGCAGCTCTGCATCGATGAAGGGCTGGGCGTCGTCACCTATTTCAGCCTCGCCTCGGGCTATCTGTCGGGGAAGTATCGCAGTGCCGCCGACCTTGGCAAAAGCCCGCGCGGTGCGCGGGTCAAACCCTATCTGGAAGGAAAGGGCCCCGCGGTGCTCGCGGCGATGGAGCGGATTGCGGCCGAAACCGGCGCGACGCTGTCGCAGATCGCGCTCGCCTGGGTCGCGGCGCAGTCCGGCGTCACCGCGCCGATCGCGAGCGCGACGACGGTCGGGCAGCTCGACGAACTGATGGGCAGCCTCGATCTCGATCTGAGCGACGCGCAGCTCGCGGCGTTGAGCGAAGCCTGA
- a CDS encoding helix-turn-helix transcriptional regulator — translation MALPFTNDIRTLRFLADEMTQGDLGERVGVTRQTIAAIEQGKYSPSLEVAFRIAHVFGKPLDTVFQWIDDGD, via the coding sequence GTGGCGCTTCCCTTCACCAACGATATCCGCACGCTGCGCTTCCTGGCCGACGAGATGACACAGGGCGATCTGGGCGAGCGGGTCGGGGTGACGCGTCAGACGATCGCGGCGATCGAGCAGGGCAAATATTCGCCGTCGCTCGAGGTGGCCTTCCGTATCGCCCACGTCTTCGGCAAGCCGCTCGACACGGTCTTTCAGTGGATTGACGACGGGGATTGA
- a CDS encoding ArsC family reductase yields MTMILYGISNCDTVKKARRWLDEQGVAYRFHDVRKDGLDAVRLQGWIDALGWEKLLNKAGTTFRKLPEAQKEGLDAASAKALMLDQPAMIRRPVVEAGGDVSVGFSAADWQARFAA; encoded by the coding sequence ATGACGATGATTCTCTATGGCATTTCGAATTGCGACACGGTGAAGAAGGCGCGGCGCTGGCTCGACGAGCAGGGCGTCGCCTATCGCTTCCACGACGTCCGCAAGGACGGGCTCGACGCGGTGCGACTGCAGGGCTGGATCGACGCGCTTGGCTGGGAAAAGCTGCTCAACAAGGCAGGGACGACCTTTCGCAAGCTGCCCGAGGCGCAGAAGGAGGGGCTCGATGCCGCATCGGCGAAGGCGCTAATGCTCGATCAGCCCGCCATGATCCGGCGCCCGGTCGTCGAAGCCGGCGGCGATGTGAGCGTGGGCTTTTCGGCCGCAGACTGGCAGGCGCGGTTTGCGGCATGA
- a CDS encoding tetratricopeptide repeat protein, translating to MALSPTNDAALLQEVDEAVRKDRLDTIMQRYGRWIIGGVLAALLAFGGYLFWSHRQDAARGEQAEELIAAFEKLGTNQPRAATAELQKIAAEGDPAYRAVAQMQEANIKAQAGDLKAAAALMAKVAADTKLDQALRDLALIRQTAFEYDTLKPETVIARMKPMIDAKDPASSWFASAAELSATAHYQLGQFDQAGALYGRIAKLPDVTRSLQSRSVQMAGMLGVDAVTDRAAESAAAEKKGDAAPKAAAAAKTEEAN from the coding sequence TTGGCCCTGAGCCCGACGAATGACGCCGCGCTGTTGCAGGAAGTCGACGAAGCCGTCCGCAAGGACCGGCTCGACACGATCATGCAGCGTTACGGCCGGTGGATCATCGGCGGCGTCCTTGCCGCGCTGCTGGCATTCGGCGGCTATCTCTTCTGGAGCCACCGGCAGGATGCCGCGCGCGGCGAACAGGCCGAGGAACTGATCGCGGCATTCGAAAAGCTTGGCACCAACCAGCCGCGCGCCGCGACCGCCGAACTGCAGAAGATCGCGGCGGAAGGCGACCCAGCCTATCGCGCGGTCGCGCAGATGCAGGAAGCGAATATCAAGGCGCAGGCCGGCGACCTGAAGGCCGCCGCCGCCTTGATGGCAAAGGTCGCCGCGGACACCAAGCTCGACCAGGCGCTGCGCGATCTTGCGCTGATCCGCCAGACGGCGTTCGAATATGACACGCTGAAGCCCGAGACGGTGATCGCGCGGATGAAGCCGATGATCGATGCCAAGGATCCGGCGTCGAGCTGGTTCGCGAGCGCCGCCGAACTGTCGGCCACGGCGCATTATCAGCTGGGCCAGTTCGACCAGGCCGGCGCGCTTTATGGCCGCATCGCCAAATTGCCCGACGTGACGCGGTCGCTGCAATCGCGTTCGGTGCAGATGGCGGGCATGCTCGGCGTCGACGCGGTTACGGACAGGGCGGCGGAAAGTGCCGCCGCCGAAAAGAAAGGCGATGCTGCGCCGAAGGCAGCGGCAGCCGCGAAGACTGAGGAAGCCAATTAA